The proteins below are encoded in one region of bacterium:
- the bamA gene encoding outer membrane protein assembly factor BamA, with protein sequence MERSKAFPLLLAVALLLLPGSVAAADAVAQASTAPVISTISFQVSSPYLISYEELTGLIKVRPGDRLTREGVRASIRGLYEKSVFREVSAFTRETDGKADLLFFLRPYPLVAEIEVAGAKRFTPAQIISASRLKRGAPVEEKDLSDAEEAVKAFLARKGFVRGTATVSVICNVENGGGKVLVTVAEGEPGTVGNLRFPGASRFTPGELSGFLETESGKPHDFRRWEKGLSRLRSEYKKAGFLAVHVSDSVERCEPSSDLLCPAVQVEEGPRYAVRWEGVTAFTPTRLEEVAGLRSDEEISEGALVRDLRERLVAFYRGQGYLMSDAVVAVEVPSAGLTPLVVSVREGKRGYVKDVRFSGNHGLSEKTLRAQMTTRGRGVFHWITDSGKYRDEDWNDDMNAIVGLYQKSGYARMKILGIDNTWDDGGGIVKTIRMEEGPRYRVRNIEFRGNDHFLRSEFLAIIRNKEGAYLDYAGAEADQEAVAVHYRDSGYLDVRVESEVLLEADASSVVRFAIVEGPRYRLGNIVVQGTLLTRGTAVLRENPISPGGTAGEKDLLKFQQAVYATGLYKSVRVQRVKRPEEGILDLVFEVEEALFFEVEFGGGWGTDTGFRGLLGAKEKNLDGLGRSFSAQAIMSQKEQRLIGDLREPWIFGNRWKWEGGLTGSYQKAERISFNLRKASVVASITRKVLERSSVALQYELSRDQVSDVAPGAVLSPEDQGYATVAAVRALAVLDFRDDPFNPKKGTLLSGSAEVATLPLGSEVDYFKVSGQSSFYYTVFRRSTFVISGRAGMARAFGRTEEVPIQKRFFLGGRSTVRGFKEDELGAKGADGAPTGGDMMVNLNTELRVPLRYGMIGAMFIDAGSVWFARDPENGFDLRESAGLGLRYLTPVGPVGLDYGWKLDRRAGESPAEWHFTIGAVF encoded by the coding sequence GTGGAAAGGAGTAAAGCTTTTCCACTGCTCCTTGCGGTGGCGCTCCTCCTCCTTCCCGGGTCCGTCGCCGCGGCCGACGCCGTCGCGCAGGCATCCACCGCACCCGTCATCTCCACGATCTCCTTCCAGGTGTCGTCCCCGTACCTGATCTCCTACGAGGAGCTCACGGGGCTCATCAAGGTGCGCCCGGGGGATCGGCTCACCCGGGAGGGGGTTCGGGCGTCGATCCGGGGGTTGTACGAAAAATCGGTATTCCGCGAGGTCTCCGCGTTCACTCGCGAAACGGACGGGAAGGCGGATCTCCTCTTCTTCCTCCGGCCGTATCCCCTGGTGGCGGAGATCGAGGTGGCCGGGGCGAAGCGGTTCACCCCTGCGCAGATCATCTCCGCGTCCCGGCTGAAGCGAGGGGCCCCCGTCGAGGAAAAGGATCTTTCCGACGCGGAGGAGGCCGTGAAGGCATTCCTGGCGCGGAAGGGATTCGTCCGGGGCACGGCCACCGTTTCGGTGATCTGCAACGTGGAAAACGGCGGGGGAAAGGTCCTGGTCACGGTTGCCGAGGGGGAGCCCGGGACCGTGGGGAATCTCCGGTTCCCGGGGGCCAGTCGGTTCACGCCCGGAGAGCTTTCGGGGTTTCTCGAAACGGAATCGGGGAAGCCGCACGACTTCCGCCGGTGGGAAAAGGGACTCTCCCGCTTGCGGAGCGAATACAAGAAGGCGGGGTTCCTCGCCGTGCACGTGAGCGACTCGGTCGAGCGGTGCGAGCCGTCTTCGGACCTGCTGTGCCCGGCCGTGCAGGTCGAAGAGGGGCCGCGGTACGCGGTGCGCTGGGAAGGTGTCACCGCCTTCACGCCGACCCGCCTCGAGGAGGTGGCGGGACTTCGGAGCGATGAGGAGATCTCCGAGGGAGCCCTGGTGCGCGATTTGCGAGAGAGGTTGGTCGCGTTTTACCGGGGACAGGGCTACCTGATGTCCGATGCCGTTGTCGCCGTGGAAGTGCCGTCCGCGGGCTTGACTCCTCTCGTCGTGTCGGTCAGGGAAGGGAAGCGGGGCTATGTCAAGGACGTCCGCTTCTCCGGGAATCATGGCTTGAGCGAGAAGACGCTTCGCGCGCAGATGACGACCAGGGGACGCGGGGTGTTTCATTGGATCACGGACTCCGGGAAATACCGCGACGAGGATTGGAACGACGACATGAACGCGATCGTCGGTTTGTATCAGAAATCCGGCTACGCCAGGATGAAGATCCTCGGGATCGACAACACATGGGACGACGGGGGCGGGATCGTGAAGACGATCCGGATGGAGGAGGGGCCGCGATACCGGGTCCGGAACATCGAATTCCGGGGGAACGACCACTTTCTCCGGTCCGAATTCCTGGCGATCATCAGGAACAAGGAGGGGGCGTATCTCGACTATGCCGGGGCGGAGGCCGACCAGGAGGCGGTGGCCGTGCATTATCGCGATTCCGGCTACCTGGATGTGCGCGTGGAGTCCGAGGTGCTCCTGGAGGCGGACGCCTCTTCCGTGGTGCGGTTCGCGATCGTCGAGGGTCCCCGCTACCGTCTTGGGAACATCGTGGTCCAAGGGACGCTCCTGACCCGGGGCACGGCGGTCCTGCGTGAGAACCCGATCTCACCGGGAGGGACGGCGGGGGAGAAAGACCTGCTCAAGTTCCAGCAGGCGGTCTACGCCACGGGTCTCTACAAGAGCGTGCGGGTCCAGCGCGTGAAGCGCCCGGAGGAGGGGATCCTGGACCTGGTGTTCGAGGTCGAGGAGGCCCTCTTTTTCGAGGTGGAGTTCGGCGGCGGGTGGGGCACGGACACCGGCTTCCGGGGACTCCTCGGGGCGAAGGAGAAGAACCTCGACGGACTCGGGCGGAGTTTCTCCGCGCAGGCCATCATGAGCCAGAAGGAACAAAGGCTGATCGGCGATCTCAGGGAACCGTGGATCTTCGGCAACCGGTGGAAGTGGGAAGGCGGGCTCACGGGATCGTACCAGAAGGCCGAGCGGATAAGCTTCAACCTCCGGAAGGCGAGCGTCGTGGCGAGCATCACGCGGAAGGTGCTCGAACGATCTTCCGTGGCGCTGCAATACGAACTGTCGCGGGACCAGGTGTCGGACGTGGCGCCAGGCGCGGTCCTTTCCCCCGAAGACCAGGGGTACGCCACCGTCGCCGCCGTCCGTGCGCTGGCGGTCCTCGATTTCCGCGACGACCCGTTCAACCCGAAGAAGGGGACCCTCCTTTCCGGGTCGGCGGAGGTGGCGACGCTGCCGCTGGGTTCCGAGGTGGACTACTTCAAGGTGTCGGGCCAGAGCAGCTTCTACTACACCGTGTTCCGGCGCAGCACGTTCGTCATCTCCGGCAGGGCCGGCATGGCCCGCGCTTTCGGACGCACCGAGGAGGTGCCGATCCAGAAGCGGTTCTTCCTCGGCGGGAGAAGCACCGTTCGCGGCTTCAAGGAAGACGAGCTGGGAGCCAAGGGGGCGGACGGCGCGCCCACCGGCGGCGACATGATGGTGAACCTGAACACCGAATTGCGTGTTCCGCTCCGATACGGGATGATCGGGGCGATGTTCATCGATGCGGGGAGCGTCTGGTTCGCCCGGGATCCGGAGAACGGATTCGATCTTCGGGAATCCGCGGGCCTGGGGCTTCGCTACCTGACTCCCGTCGGGCCCGTCGGTCTCGACTACGGCTGGAAACTCGATCGCCGCGCCGGGGAGTCGCCGGCGGAGTGGCACTTCACCATCGGGGCGGTGTTCTGA
- a CDS encoding HAMP domain-containing sensor histidine kinase yields the protein MERKDVERYRLSLFGRMVMGVAHEVDNHLSVVLGFSELVQLAAGNEEKVRNGSGKILAAGERIGAIIQQFSRHARPHAPAQEPFLPGEVIPEILLFAKYDLGRNDVVVVPPEDLPRGILHADRRDFGLALLALLFNGAEAMAGTGGKLSIRASIDAEAWTFTVADSGPGIPAGSGEKIFEEGFTTRKSAFNVGMGLPVARYLVGQAGGTVSVASRAGGGCEAMIHIPLKARV from the coding sequence ATGGAACGCAAGGATGTGGAGCGATACAGGCTTTCCCTGTTCGGCCGGATGGTGATGGGCGTCGCACATGAGGTGGACAACCACCTGAGCGTGGTTCTCGGGTTTTCCGAGCTCGTCCAGCTCGCCGCCGGAAACGAGGAAAAAGTCCGGAACGGCTCGGGGAAGATCCTTGCCGCCGGAGAAAGGATCGGGGCGATCATCCAGCAGTTTTCCCGGCACGCCCGTCCGCACGCCCCCGCACAGGAGCCGTTCCTCCCGGGAGAGGTGATCCCGGAGATCCTCCTGTTCGCCAAATACGACCTTGGCCGCAACGACGTCGTCGTCGTGCCGCCGGAGGACCTTCCCCGCGGGATTCTCCACGCCGATCGCCGCGATTTCGGCCTGGCGCTCCTCGCGCTCCTGTTCAACGGGGCGGAAGCGATGGCGGGAACCGGCGGGAAGCTTTCGATCCGCGCGTCCATCGATGCCGAAGCGTGGACATTTACCGTGGCGGATAGTGGGCCGGGGATTCCGGCGGGATCCGGGGAGAAGATCTTCGAGGAAGGGTTCACGACCCGCAAATCGGCCTTCAACGTGGGAATGGGGCTGCCCGTGGCGAGGTACCTCGTCGGCCAGGCGGGGGGAACCGTGAGCGTAGCGTCCCGGGCGGGGGGCGGCTGCGAGGCGATGATCCATATTCCTTTGAAGGCGCGGGTCTGA
- a CDS encoding sensor domain-containing diguanylate cyclase, which translates to MPEGDDRSRGVFRDRSGWRRGFAFSWCGLLALTAATSILLGGFSTAGGMFMAGVAAGEFVLAVVSSVLLERTVLQQVERLRNAVSGETDESLPSLKGPLAPLAEAISARQERSVATLRETVREREERLTQVERLRRALEETRANLESNVQYLRTIAEVSTVIAGTLDLEELYRILPERVMGKLGLNDFCIMLYSRETKRLVAKSLSGCDGRTPQAFTLAPGEGVAGKVFNTGEPAWIPDVRSSPDFLHYGGGRTDVRSFMCVPLVSKGKSIGVLMLNHSEANAFEPELLPTMRALAAHLAIAIENAEMFGLVRSLAEKDSLTLLYNHGAFHEKLAIELERANRYVRPMAVIILDLDRFKDINDRYGHTTGDRVLALVAGALGAQLRKTDIAARYGGDEFAVILPETDLSSAAVIAGRIAEGISSVRLDIGGGNIISFTASVGYAACAPDAPGRVEILNTADRLMYESKRRGPGGVLGMQI; encoded by the coding sequence ATGCCGGAGGGTGACGACAGGAGCAGGGGGGTCTTCCGGGATCGTTCCGGGTGGCGGAGGGGATTCGCATTCTCCTGGTGCGGCCTGCTTGCGTTGACGGCCGCGACTTCCATCCTCCTCGGGGGCTTCTCCACTGCCGGCGGGATGTTCATGGCGGGGGTCGCCGCCGGCGAGTTCGTCCTGGCCGTCGTCAGTTCCGTCCTCCTCGAGAGGACCGTGCTCCAACAGGTCGAACGGCTGCGGAACGCCGTATCCGGGGAAACCGACGAATCCCTGCCGTCGTTGAAAGGCCCCCTCGCTCCGTTGGCGGAGGCGATCTCCGCCCGGCAGGAGCGGTCGGTCGCCACGCTTCGGGAAACGGTCCGGGAACGCGAGGAGCGGCTCACGCAGGTCGAGCGCCTCCGGCGCGCCCTCGAGGAAACGCGGGCAAACCTCGAGTCGAACGTCCAGTACCTGCGGACGATCGCGGAAGTATCCACCGTCATCGCCGGAACCCTCGATCTCGAGGAACTGTACCGGATCCTCCCGGAACGGGTGATGGGGAAGCTCGGCCTGAACGACTTCTGCATCATGCTCTACTCCCGGGAGACGAAGCGGCTGGTGGCGAAATCCCTGTCAGGGTGCGATGGGAGGACGCCCCAGGCGTTCACCCTCGCGCCTGGGGAAGGGGTCGCGGGGAAAGTGTTCAACACCGGGGAGCCCGCGTGGATTCCCGATGTCAGGTCCTCCCCGGACTTTCTCCACTACGGAGGGGGCCGCACGGATGTGCGTTCGTTCATGTGCGTCCCGCTCGTGTCGAAGGGGAAGAGCATCGGGGTGCTGATGCTCAACCACTCCGAGGCGAACGCGTTCGAGCCGGAGCTGCTCCCGACGATGCGTGCGCTCGCGGCCCATCTCGCCATCGCCATCGAGAACGCGGAGATGTTCGGGCTGGTCCGATCGCTCGCCGAGAAGGACTCCCTGACGCTGCTCTACAACCACGGGGCGTTCCACGAGAAGCTCGCGATAGAGCTGGAGCGGGCGAACCGGTACGTTCGGCCGATGGCCGTCATCATCCTGGACCTGGACCGCTTCAAGGATATCAACGACCGGTACGGCCACACGACGGGAGACCGCGTGCTCGCTCTGGTCGCGGGCGCGCTGGGAGCGCAACTTCGGAAGACGGACATCGCGGCGAGGTACGGGGGGGACGAGTTCGCCGTGATCCTTCCCGAGACCGACCTTTCCTCCGCTGCCGTGATCGCGGGGCGGATCGCAGAGGGGATATCGAGCGTCCGGCTTGACATAGGGGGGGGGAACATCATCTCCTTCACCGCGAGCGTCGGGTACGCGGCCTGCGCGCCCGACGCCCCCGGGCGTGTAGAGATTCTGAACACGGCCGACCGCCTGATGTACGAGTCCAAGCGTCGGGGACCAGGAGGTGTTCTAGGGATGCAGATCTGA
- a CDS encoding GGDEF domain-containing protein has translation MKKLDDMLVKWGMVSGEAPSTAELEWLKESRERVGMVIRARWAILAILAAYAVYAYFFYLHVTADALDVTPLHLAVAVGAFFFAVAYNAWYQYTYRAFSRIRQLNQAQLLFDLVFVTVIVHFSGGAVSWFWAMYLILTLESALIMDKASDTYAIALAGMVAYGGVLTMEYYRLIPPVHMPFENNELQSNFSYDMIKWGWVSIVNVCVAFIGVHMMDTVRRREAEMRELVTKDALTSFYNRRYFFHRLNSEIQRAKRYGRTLSLLILDVDDFKRFNDTFGHLEGDALLRRMADLIRGTIRRSDAKPSYEVDIACRYGGEEFAVILPEAAQVQGGEAAERLRASIEARGAGIVAEKIRHRIESTPMEGKSVTVSIGVSSYPEHGVEVESMIRAADEAMYAAKRAGKNRVVISRTT, from the coding sequence GTGAAGAAGTTGGACGACATGCTGGTGAAATGGGGAATGGTTTCAGGGGAAGCGCCTTCAACCGCGGAGCTGGAGTGGCTGAAGGAGTCGCGGGAGAGGGTGGGGATGGTCATCCGCGCCCGATGGGCCATCCTCGCCATCCTCGCCGCGTACGCCGTCTACGCGTACTTCTTTTACCTGCACGTCACGGCGGATGCGCTTGACGTCACGCCGTTGCACCTGGCCGTCGCCGTGGGGGCCTTTTTCTTCGCGGTGGCGTACAACGCCTGGTACCAGTACACCTACCGGGCGTTCAGCCGCATCCGGCAGCTGAACCAGGCGCAGCTCCTGTTCGACCTTGTCTTCGTGACCGTCATCGTGCACTTCAGCGGAGGCGCCGTCTCGTGGTTCTGGGCGATGTACCTGATCCTCACCCTCGAGTCGGCTCTCATCATGGACAAGGCGTCGGACACGTACGCGATCGCCCTGGCGGGCATGGTGGCCTACGGGGGAGTCCTCACGATGGAATACTACAGGTTGATCCCTCCGGTTCACATGCCCTTCGAGAACAATGAACTGCAGTCCAACTTCTCCTACGATATGATCAAGTGGGGGTGGGTCTCCATCGTGAACGTCTGCGTCGCGTTCATCGGTGTCCACATGATGGACACGGTGCGCCGTCGCGAGGCGGAGATGAGGGAACTGGTCACCAAGGACGCGCTCACCTCGTTTTATAACCGTCGGTACTTCTTCCATCGACTGAACTCCGAGATCCAGCGGGCGAAGCGGTACGGGCGGACCCTTTCCCTCCTCATCCTCGACGTGGACGATTTCAAGCGTTTCAACGACACGTTCGGTCATCTCGAAGGGGACGCCCTCCTGCGAAGGATGGCCGACCTGATCCGGGGGACCATCCGCAGGAGCGACGCGAAGCCCTCGTACGAGGTCGACATCGCCTGCCGGTACGGCGGCGAGGAGTTCGCCGTCATCCTTCCCGAGGCGGCGCAGGTGCAGGGAGGCGAAGCGGCGGAGCGGCTGCGGGCAAGCATAGAGGCCCGGGGGGCGGGGATCGTCGCGGAAAAGATACGGCATCGGATCGAGTCGACGCCGATGGAAGGCAAATCGGTTACGGTCAGCATCGGCGTCTCCTCCTACCCGGAACACGGAGTCGAGGTGGAATCGATGATCCGGGCGGCGGACGAGGCGATGTACGCGGCGAAGCGGGCGGGGAAGAACCGGGTGGTGATCTCCAGGACCACGTAG
- a CDS encoding translocation/assembly module TamB domain-containing protein, which translates to MRWVRWTGGFLLAVLLSVVGWRLSLEIPERVRRAVAALVDSAAREGIAVRYGGWKFHLLHLNVSIDNMVLRDALADLPLASARSVDVSLSPMRFLTGDLPVSRIRVRNFRLEAGEKNRALYDRWMSTRKEGPSPSLPEILLMDGSLLVTSPGPLRRFQTVVREVRIREGPFLGTHVTASLERAEGDVALQGGAGGVWPFPSVEADLYYKEGILRVRKFKAARDSAGIRLSGSLDTRKRTASAKASGEVDIAGWIAAGAPGGSQLRRVFQEGKAEFSVTADGPWNDPEGAARLVLRNAGFPGAAVAEGEVELTLRGRVLRIAKARAKLWGGALEAGGLWRIATGRVEGKASLRRVSLGSVPWESLGVPVSLAGTGDASVRIGGTAERVEGDVSIAFPGGMERASSPGVNVPVVRLPMSLEATGSVSGGRDVRVDSFRLLAGKAESRGDGEGSIAERTLRLRGSLSLPAGKAADYGVDEPVAWDNAAGKWEISGPVSRLRGSASLSATALSFRALPPLPVLFSIDGVPAEALHISAEIPAQRFQATLDGTWTFPFDRSRAASEWTVTARQVDLSDSARWVSAVAASLGSDAGAASRYLAGIEGKGEADGKIRVAEGKVEAKGRFHAARVEIRGTPLRALRVGGEFARAGSADRWSVDVEGQFGNGAFHGSATGDGGHGIAIEGALERIEIAQVFSLLHRDNPGELRGIVDARFAARRGPMGWEVPRFTAGTAELSVGPSRLSGVRAEGRLDAAEGTFSFRAASPAVRIDGEIQRSDRWATKVSLEAREVPTSVLLAAGGRSDIPSGGAWNIEAGGVIRLEDIAEGRPLSPGVFPALHGSVRTTDLSVGEVRFGECRASGRKRGDVFEGEVLTRAPDSRLAWSVSLSEPFVFRLEGPFTLGEPGNGTAKIDTRRFFLRGRAEIGGALRAVEKTTGNVVVESFQYSDGGMEFSGKDLSARIDPEGVRWTGGTILAAGNPVRISGKISWGGGLDVRVEGKLPASAVRLAVPGVFDRIDGTVTLEARVTGNTDAPSIVGTGHVENGTLSFLGYGQLIEGIRADAILSREKIVFEHFEARSGGGFVDGWGEVPLKMDAGQRLYFSVDFLDMRYPYPEEFRPVVQGHAELLGPVDDLLVTGEIEVQSARYTKTVRPEKALVDFGKRLADVSARREKSAFRVRLDINAIADGTIRIRNNLADATAKGEFRIVGDTSRVIILGSFDVVEGTVEFRGNKYDVKRALVDFQDPRKNNPRLDVRAETKKGNVTVTVSVTGTLDKYEVDMVSDPPLAKNDIVALLSLGVMTQSLAGQEGAVGSAAAASIALGPYKGGVEEGIRGVIGLDRFAIEPGFSSVTKTFEPKFIVGKSFGDRASVSMATSIGTSADSTATAEVKLRENIFLQGSWQSATTTQEGDLGADLKFRYRYRQWKDFLRGKE; encoded by the coding sequence ATGCGATGGGTTCGTTGGACCGGGGGCTTCCTCCTCGCCGTCCTCCTTTCGGTCGTCGGGTGGCGTTTGTCGCTCGAGATCCCGGAGAGGGTGCGCCGTGCCGTTGCGGCGCTGGTCGACTCTGCCGCTCGCGAAGGCATCGCGGTCCGGTACGGCGGATGGAAGTTCCACCTGCTGCACCTTAACGTCTCCATCGACAACATGGTGCTGCGCGACGCGCTCGCGGATCTCCCCCTCGCGAGCGCCCGTTCGGTCGACGTATCCCTTTCCCCGATGCGCTTCCTCACGGGCGATCTTCCCGTCTCCCGGATCCGGGTACGGAATTTCCGGTTGGAAGCGGGCGAGAAAAATCGCGCGCTCTACGATCGGTGGATGTCGACGCGGAAGGAAGGACCGTCCCCCTCCCTTCCGGAGATCCTTCTCATGGACGGTTCGCTCCTCGTAACCTCCCCGGGCCCTCTTCGCCGGTTCCAGACCGTCGTCCGCGAAGTCCGGATCCGTGAGGGGCCCTTCCTCGGGACGCATGTCACGGCGTCCCTCGAACGGGCCGAGGGTGACGTGGCGCTTCAGGGGGGCGCGGGCGGCGTGTGGCCGTTCCCGTCGGTAGAAGCGGACCTTTATTACAAGGAGGGGATCCTGCGCGTCCGGAAGTTCAAGGCGGCGCGGGACTCCGCCGGGATTCGCCTCTCCGGTTCGCTCGACACGCGGAAGCGGACCGCGTCGGCGAAGGCCTCCGGAGAGGTGGATATCGCCGGGTGGATCGCCGCCGGTGCTCCGGGGGGTTCGCAACTGCGGCGCGTCTTCCAGGAGGGGAAGGCGGAGTTCTCCGTCACCGCCGACGGTCCGTGGAACGATCCGGAAGGGGCGGCCCGCCTCGTCTTGCGGAATGCGGGCTTTCCGGGAGCCGCCGTCGCGGAGGGGGAGGTGGAACTCACCCTGCGCGGTCGTGTCCTTCGCATCGCCAAGGCGCGCGCGAAGCTCTGGGGCGGGGCCCTGGAGGCCGGCGGTCTGTGGCGCATCGCAACCGGACGCGTGGAAGGAAAGGCGTCCCTGCGGCGGGTTTCCCTCGGGTCGGTCCCATGGGAGAGCCTCGGGGTTCCGGTATCCCTTGCAGGGACCGGAGATGCTTCCGTCCGCATCGGGGGAACGGCGGAGCGCGTCGAGGGAGACGTATCGATTGCGTTCCCCGGCGGCATGGAACGGGCTTCTTCCCCGGGCGTGAACGTTCCGGTGGTGCGGTTGCCGATGTCGCTCGAGGCGACAGGATCCGTTTCCGGCGGCCGGGACGTCAGGGTCGATTCGTTCCGCCTGCTGGCAGGAAAGGCGGAATCGCGCGGGGACGGCGAAGGATCGATCGCGGAGCGGACGCTTCGCCTGCGCGGATCCCTTTCCCTCCCCGCCGGGAAGGCGGCGGATTACGGCGTCGATGAACCCGTCGCCTGGGACAATGCCGCCGGGAAGTGGGAAATCTCCGGCCCGGTATCCCGCCTGCGCGGCAGCGCGTCCCTTTCGGCGACCGCCCTCTCGTTTCGCGCGCTTCCCCCCCTTCCGGTGCTGTTTTCGATCGACGGCGTGCCGGCGGAGGCGCTGCATATTTCCGCCGAGATTCCGGCGCAACGGTTCCAGGCCACCCTCGATGGGACCTGGACCTTTCCCTTCGACCGGTCACGGGCCGCTTCCGAATGGACGGTCACGGCACGGCAGGTCGACCTGTCGGATTCGGCCCGGTGGGTTTCCGCGGTCGCGGCGTCGCTGGGATCGGATGCCGGCGCGGCGTCCCGCTATCTCGCAGGCATCGAGGGGAAAGGGGAGGCGGACGGGAAGATCCGCGTCGCGGAGGGGAAGGTCGAGGCGAAGGGACGCTTCCATGCCGCGCGCGTCGAGATCCGCGGAACCCCGCTGAGGGCCTTGCGGGTGGGTGGGGAGTTCGCGAGGGCGGGATCCGCCGATCGATGGAGCGTCGATGTCGAGGGACAGTTCGGCAACGGAGCGTTCCATGGGTCCGCGACCGGCGACGGCGGGCACGGGATCGCGATCGAGGGGGCGTTGGAGAGGATCGAGATCGCCCAGGTCTTTTCCCTCCTCCACCGGGACAACCCCGGCGAATTGCGGGGCATCGTCGATGCCCGGTTCGCGGCACGCCGCGGTCCGATGGGGTGGGAGGTGCCGCGGTTCACGGCGGGGACGGCGGAACTCTCGGTGGGCCCGTCGCGCCTGTCGGGTGTGCGCGCGGAAGGGCGTCTCGATGCCGCCGAGGGGACGTTCTCCTTCCGTGCGGCGTCGCCCGCGGTGCGGATCGACGGAGAGATCCAGCGCTCCGACCGGTGGGCGACGAAGGTGTCGCTGGAAGCAAGGGAGGTCCCCACGTCGGTTCTTCTCGCCGCCGGAGGACGTTCCGATATCCCTTCCGGCGGCGCGTGGAACATCGAGGCCGGCGGGGTGATTCGCCTTGAGGACATCGCGGAGGGCCGTCCCCTTTCGCCGGGGGTCTTTCCCGCCCTGCACGGTTCGGTGCGGACGACGGACCTTTCCGTCGGCGAGGTGCGCTTCGGGGAATGCCGCGCTTCCGGCAGGAAGCGTGGGGACGTATTCGAGGGGGAGGTCCTGACACGTGCCCCCGACTCCCGGCTGGCGTGGTCCGTCTCCCTGAGCGAGCCGTTCGTCTTCCGCCTGGAGGGACCGTTCACCCTGGGCGAACCGGGGAACGGGACGGCGAAAATCGATACGCGGCGCTTCTTTCTCCGCGGACGCGCGGAAATCGGGGGAGCGCTCCGTGCGGTGGAGAAGACCACGGGAAACGTCGTCGTCGAATCGTTCCAATACAGTGATGGGGGGATGGAATTCTCGGGAAAGGATCTTTCCGCGCGGATCGATCCGGAGGGGGTTCGGTGGACCGGCGGGACGATCCTCGCCGCCGGGAATCCCGTCCGGATTTCCGGGAAAATCTCCTGGGGCGGGGGCCTCGACGTCCGCGTGGAAGGGAAGCTGCCGGCGTCGGCGGTCCGGCTTGCCGTTCCCGGCGTGTTCGATCGCATCGACGGGACGGTGACGCTCGAAGCGAGGGTCACCGGGAACACGGACGCCCCCTCGATCGTCGGGACGGGCCACGTGGAAAACGGCACCCTTTCCTTCCTCGGGTACGGCCAACTCATCGAGGGGATCCGGGCGGACGCGATCCTCAGCCGGGAAAAGATCGTTTTCGAACATTTCGAAGCGAGGAGCGGGGGCGGCTTCGTCGACGGATGGGGAGAGGTCCCGCTCAAGATGGATGCGGGGCAGCGCCTGTACTTCTCGGTGGACTTCCTCGACATGCGATATCCTTACCCGGAGGAATTCCGCCCGGTCGTGCAGGGACACGCGGAGCTGCTCGGGCCGGTGGACGACCTCCTGGTCACCGGCGAAATCGAGGTGCAATCGGCCCGCTACACGAAGACCGTGCGCCCCGAAAAAGCGCTGGTCGATTTCGGCAAGCGCCTGGCCGACGTATCTGCGCGGCGGGAGAAATCCGCCTTTCGCGTCCGGCTGGACATCAATGCGATCGCCGACGGCACGATCCGCATCCGGAACAACCTGGCCGACGCGACCGCGAAGGGGGAATTCCGGATCGTCGGCGACACCAGCCGGGTGATCATCCTCGGATCGTTCGACGTGGTCGAGGGGACCGTGGAGTTTCGCGGGAACAAGTACGACGTCAAGCGTGCGCTGGTCGACTTCCAGGACCCCCGGAAGAACAATCCGCGGCTCGACGTGCGGGCGGAAACGAAGAAAGGCAACGTGACCGTGACCGTATCCGTGACGGGGACGCTCGATAAATACGAGGTCGACATGGTCTCCGATCCGCCGTTGGCGAAGAACGACATCGTCGCCCTCCTGTCGCTGGGGGTCATGACGCAGTCGCTGGCGGGACAGGAAGGGGCCGTCGGGTCCGCGGCCGCGGCCTCCATCGCCCTCGGCCCGTACAAGGGCGGCGTCGAGGAGGGCATCCGGGGCGTCATCGGGCTGGACCGGTTCGCCATCGAGCCGGGATTCTCATCGGTCACGAAGACGTTCGAGCCGAAGTTCATCGTGGGGAAATCGTTCGGGGATCGGGCCTCCGTTTCCATGGCCACGAGCATCGGCACATCGGCCGACAGCACCGCCACCGCCGAGGTCAAGCTTCGGGAAAACATCTTCCTCCAGGGGTCATGGCAGAGCGCCACGACAACCCAGGAGGGGGACCTCGGCGCCGACCTCAAGTTTCGTTACAGGTATCGACAGTGGAAGGATTTCCTTCGTGGAAAGGAGTAA